A single Anopheles funestus chromosome 2RL, idAnoFuneDA-416_04, whole genome shotgun sequence DNA region contains:
- the LOC125765118 gene encoding serine/threonine-protein phosphatase Pgam5, mitochondrial isoform X2 gives MVVWSRFMSKKLASGTALGIIAGASSYWFVAQATERRTVENSFTTNYEPSPCARWEWNWDHRDPKSLVKPLKKVDDPESQNDYNKAVETKKGRAIRHLILVRHGQYNLDGMTDSQRTLTELGRKQAGLSGERLKHLALPYDEIVRSTMTRAQETAEIIGKSLSHLKLVNCPLLEEGSPIPPEPPVGHWRPEASFFQDGARIESAFRKYFYRADPSQKSDSYTIIVCHANVIRYFVCRALQYPAEGWLRISLGHASLTWVSIYPDGRVSLRTLGDCGHMSKDCLSR, from the exons ATGGTGGTTTGGAGTCGTTTTATGTCCAAAAAGCTTGCCTCAGGTACAGCGCTCGGTATAATTGCCGGTGCATCTAGTTATTGGTTTGTTGCACAGGCCACCGAGCGCCGGACGGTGGAGAATTCATTCACAACCAACTATGAACCATCGCCGTGCGCACGATGGGAATGGAACTGGGACCA CCGTGATCCAAAGAGTCTCGTAAAGCCACTTAAAAAGGTCGATGATCCGGAATCGCAGAACGATTACAACAAGGCGGTGGAAACGAAGAAAGGCCGTGCCATACGTCATTTGATTCTAGTGCGCCATGGTCAGTACAATCTCGACGGTATGACCGACAGTCAGCGAACGTTAACCGAGCTCGGACGTAAACAGGCGGGATTGAGCGGAGAACGGCTGAAGCATCTAGCTCTACCGTACGATGAAATCGTCCGTTCGACAATGACCCGCGCACAGGAAACGGCGGAGATCATAGGCAAATCGTTGTCGCATCTAAAGTTGGTCAATTGTCCCCTGCTAGAGGAAGGATCGCCCATTCCTCCGGAACCGCCGGTTGGCCACTGGCGTCCTGAAGCATCG TTCTTTCAGGACGGTGCACGTATCGAGAGTGCATTCCGGAAATATTTCTACCGAGCTGACCCGTCGCAGAAGTCTGACTCGTACACGATCATTGTGTGTCACGCCAATGTGATACGGTATTTCGTATGCCGTGCTTTACAGTATCCGGCCGAAGGATGGCTACGTATTTCGCTCGGGCACGCATCACTAACCTGGGTATCTATCTACCCGGATGGACGGGTGTCACTACGCACGCTGGGCGATTGTGGTCACATGTCGAAGGATTGTCTTTCGCGATAG
- the LOC125765118 gene encoding serine/threonine-protein phosphatase Pgam5, mitochondrial isoform X1, with protein sequence MVVWSRFMSKKLASGTALGIIAGASSYWFVAQATERRTVENSFTTNYEPSPCARWEWNWDHRDPKSLVKPLKKVDDPESQNDYNKAVETKKGRAIRHLILVRHGQYNLDGMTDSQRTLTELGRKQAGLSGERLKHLALPYDEIVRSTMTRAQETAEIIGKSLSHLKLVNCPLLEEGSPIPPEPPVGHWRPEASQFFQDGARIESAFRKYFYRADPSQKSDSYTIIVCHANVIRYFVCRALQYPAEGWLRISLGHASLTWVSIYPDGRVSLRTLGDCGHMSKDCLSR encoded by the exons ATGGTGGTTTGGAGTCGTTTTATGTCCAAAAAGCTTGCCTCAGGTACAGCGCTCGGTATAATTGCCGGTGCATCTAGTTATTGGTTTGTTGCACAGGCCACCGAGCGCCGGACGGTGGAGAATTCATTCACAACCAACTATGAACCATCGCCGTGCGCACGATGGGAATGGAACTGGGACCA CCGTGATCCAAAGAGTCTCGTAAAGCCACTTAAAAAGGTCGATGATCCGGAATCGCAGAACGATTACAACAAGGCGGTGGAAACGAAGAAAGGCCGTGCCATACGTCATTTGATTCTAGTGCGCCATGGTCAGTACAATCTCGACGGTATGACCGACAGTCAGCGAACGTTAACCGAGCTCGGACGTAAACAGGCGGGATTGAGCGGAGAACGGCTGAAGCATCTAGCTCTACCGTACGATGAAATCGTCCGTTCGACAATGACCCGCGCACAGGAAACGGCGGAGATCATAGGCAAATCGTTGTCGCATCTAAAGTTGGTCAATTGTCCCCTGCTAGAGGAAGGATCGCCCATTCCTCCGGAACCGCCGGTTGGCCACTGGCGTCCTGAAGCATCG CAGTTCTTTCAGGACGGTGCACGTATCGAGAGTGCATTCCGGAAATATTTCTACCGAGCTGACCCGTCGCAGAAGTCTGACTCGTACACGATCATTGTGTGTCACGCCAATGTGATACGGTATTTCGTATGCCGTGCTTTACAGTATCCGGCCGAAGGATGGCTACGTATTTCGCTCGGGCACGCATCACTAACCTGGGTATCTATCTACCCGGATGGACGGGTGTCACTACGCACGCTGGGCGATTGTGGTCACATGTCGAAGGATTGTCTTTCGCGATAG
- the LOC125765121 gene encoding uncharacterized protein LOC125765121: MTRQTNNDPSTAPEAGSNATGAGNDQQQYSHRPESTSGHSGHSSSRSPIDPYRQDSLNQPPSDSSSLDGNVFVDGANVPLHSKQRRSQTTDSLTSGTNISYSLNKRFISKNQMKEFREAFRLFDKDNDGSITKEELGTVMRSLGQFARVEELQEMLLEIDVDGDGNVSFEEFVDIMSNMTDTVAETSADQEERELRDAFRVFDKHNRGYITASDLRAVLQCLGEDLDEEEIEDMIKEVDVDGDGRIDFYEFVHALGEPEDSQENDEDDEIVSQRSPSFDVQV; encoded by the exons ACCCGTCAGACAAATAACGACCCTTCAACGGCACCGGAAGCGGGATCCAATGCAACAGGCGCGGGTAACGACCAGCAGCAATATTCGCACCGGCCCGAATCCACCAGCGGCCACAGTGGCCACTCGAGTTCACGGTCCCCAATTGATCCGTACCGGCAGGACAGTCTCAACCAACCGCCCAGCGACAGTTCCAGCCTGGACGGGAACGTGTTCGTCGATGGGGCGAACGTGCCactgcacagcaaacagcgcCGCTCGCAGACGACCGATTCGCTCACTTCCGGCACCAACATTAGCTACAGCCTAAACAAACGCTTCATCTCCAAGAACCAAATGAAGGAGTTCCGGGAGGCGTTCCGGCTGTTCGACAAGGACAACGATGGGTCGATCACGAAGGAGGAGCTCGGCACGGTAATGCGTTCGTTGGGGCAGTTTGCGCGCGTCGAGGAGCTGCAGGAGATGCTGCTGGAGATTGATGTGGACGGTGATGGGAACGTTAGCTTTGAGGAGTTTGTCGACATCATGTCCAACATGACGGACACGGTGGCGGAAACGTCGGCCGACCAGGAGGAGCGCGAGTTACGCGACGCATTCCGGGTGTTCGACAAACACAATCGGGGCTACATTACCGCGTCCGATCTGCGTGCGGTGCTGCAGTGTTTGGGCGAAGATTTGGACGAGGAGGAAA TCGAGGACATGATCAAGGAGGTGGACGTGGATGGTGATGGTCGGATCGATTTCTACGAGTTCGTCCATGCGCTCGGTGAGCCAGAAGATTCACAGGAGAACGATGAGGACGATGAAATCGTTTCACAACGCTCGCCATCGTTTGATGTGCAAGTTTAa